One stretch of Zingiber officinale cultivar Zhangliang chromosome 6B, Zo_v1.1, whole genome shotgun sequence DNA includes these proteins:
- the LOC121992872 gene encoding protein TRANSPARENT TESTA GLABRA 1-like: MASKAQESPLNPNVFTLDSPHPVYAMAFSSSTAASSPRLALGSFLEEYGNRVELVGFDDDALAFRPEPALSFDHPYPPTKLMFHPLTIPLLASASDSLRIWHVGSDATDLRSLLDSSKSSGYCAPLTSFDWNDLEPRRIGTSSIDTTCTIWDVDRGVIETQLIAHDKEVYDIAWGEAGVFASVSADGSVRIFDLRDKEHSTIIYESLRPDTPLLRLAWNKIDRCYMAVTMMDSNRVVVLDIRYPTAPVAELQKHRASVNAIAWAPQAARHICSAGDDGQALIWELPAAAAGSGSSTAATTAVAPEGIDPVLVYPAGSEINQLQWSAAHPDWIGIAFSNKVQLLRV; the protein is encoded by the coding sequence atGGCAAGCAAAGCTCAAGAATCCCCGCTGAACCCTAATGTCTTCACCCTCGACTCGCCTCACCCAGTCTACGCCATGGCCTTCTCCTCTTCCACCGCCGCCTCCTCTCCGCGTCTCGCCCTGGGCTCCTTCTTGGAGGAGTATGGCAACCGCGTCGAACTGGTGGGCTTCGACGACGACGCCCTCGCCTTCCGCCCCGAGCCAGCTCTCTCCTTCGACCACCCTTACCCTCCCACCAAGCTCATGTTCCACCCCCTCACAATCCCTCTCCTAGCCTCCGCCTCCGACTCGCTCCGCATCTGGCACGTCGGCTCCGACGCCACCGACCTCCGCTCCCTCCTCGACAGCAGCAAGTCCAGCGGATACTGCGCGCCCCTCACATCCTTCGACTGGAACGACCTCGAGCCCCGCCGCATCGGCACCTCCTCTATCGACACCACCTGCACGATTTGGGACGTCGACCGTGGCGTCATCGAGACGCAGCTCATCGCCCACGATAAGGAGGTGTATGACATTGCCTGGGGCGAGGCCGGCGTCTTTGCCTCCGTCTCGGCTGACGGATCTGTCCGCATCTTCGACCTCCGCGACAAGGAACACTCTACCATTATCTACGAGAGCCTTCGTCCCGACACCCCCCTCCTCCGCCTCGCCTGGAACAAAATTGACCGCTGCTACATGGCCGTCACCATGATGGATAGCAACCGCGTCGTCGTGCTTGACATCCGCTACCCTACCGCCCCCGTTGCCGAACTTCAGAAACACCGCGCCAGCGTCAACGCCATCGCTTGGGCGCCGCAGGCCGCGCGGCATATTTGCTCCGCGGGGGATGATGGTCAGGCGCTGATCTGGGAATTGCCTGCGGCCGCAGCAGGTAGTGGATCCTCGACGGCGGCCACCACCGCAGTAGCTCCAGAGGGCATAGATCCAGTTCTGGTCTACCCAGCTGGCTCGGAAATCAACCAGCTTCAGTGGTCTGCTGCACACCCTGATTGGATTGGAATCGCCTTCTCCAACAAGGTGCAGCTGCTTAGGGTCTGA